Proteins encoded in a region of the Leptolyngbya sp. FACHB-261 genome:
- a CDS encoding cold shock domain-containing protein, translating into MTTNLQVGDRFPDVELRTHENELVKLSSFTQPSLMDRYLEFLDGYPLIVVFYRGFFCPRDRQQFSQLVQFQNELAVNYSKLVTIGVDPPLVQAAFRAGLGAQWQFLCDEQRELIKQINILDETEGEYAFRAQPYTFVLRPDLTIDKVYNGWFFVGRPTIEELRHDLRAILETRSDYDYEAYNTPAVKQIRIPQQAWVDGVPPLGESGLPVAQGVVRWFDLKAGSGMIVIDGSGEAIFFNFTAIPGEGYRTLQAGTAVAFELVENNRGRTARNVQRINRHRDGV; encoded by the coding sequence ATGACAACTAATTTACAGGTAGGCGATCGCTTTCCTGACGTTGAGTTAAGAACTCACGAGAATGAGTTAGTAAAGCTTTCGAGCTTCACTCAACCTAGCTTAATGGACCGATATCTAGAGTTTCTAGATGGCTACCCGCTGATTGTCGTTTTTTACCGAGGTTTCTTCTGTCCTCGCGACCGTCAGCAGTTCTCCCAATTGGTTCAATTCCAAAATGAATTGGCCGTCAACTATAGCAAGCTAGTCACGATTGGCGTTGACCCGCCCCTGGTTCAAGCAGCATTTCGAGCAGGTTTGGGAGCCCAATGGCAATTTCTGTGTGATGAGCAGCGAGAACTAATTAAGCAAATCAATATTCTGGATGAAACTGAGGGTGAGTATGCTTTTCGTGCTCAACCTTACACCTTTGTACTGCGTCCTGACCTGACGATTGACAAAGTCTACAATGGTTGGTTCTTCGTGGGACGACCGACGATTGAGGAACTACGACACGACCTGCGGGCCATTCTCGAGACTCGCTCAGATTATGACTACGAAGCATACAATACACCCGCTGTTAAACAAATACGAATCCCGCAGCAAGCCTGGGTTGACGGTGTGCCTCCTCTAGGTGAAAGTGGGTTGCCCGTAGCTCAGGGTGTAGTGCGCTGGTTTGATCTCAAAGCAGGTAGCGGCATGATTGTCATAGACGGGAGCGGCGAAGCTATTTTTTTCAATTTCACTGCCATTCCCGGTGAAGGCTATCGCACCCTACAAGCAGGTACAGCAGTCGCATTTGAGCTAGTTGAAAACAACAGGGGCAGGACAGCTCGTAATGTGCAAAGAATTAACAGGCATCGGGATGGGGTATGA
- a CDS encoding NAD(P)/FAD-dependent oxidoreductase, which produces METADVIVIGSGQGGIPLAADFAKEGRNVVLFERDALGGSCINYGCTPSKAFLAAAHAAGRARQAKKLGIHNTVEVDFPAVMERVRGIRDRFNQGARKRLDGAGVKVVCAEASFIGERTVKGGDVTVQSPLVVINTGTSSLIPDIPGLAGTPYLTNRNFFDLKALPPRLLVIGAGYIGLELGQGLARLGSQTHLIVRGNRVLGQEEPEVSEVLAEALKQDGIQLHFDVNVEQVAHENDLFTLSLSNGEQLQGEALLVVIGRKPNTGALKVAASGIELDAQGFVKINDQFHTTCSGVYAIGDAAKQPAFTHVSWEDYRRLKAILCGEKRTRHDRVLGYAVYTEPQVGRVGMTIEQAQEKGMNARAVTLPMSQIARAIEWGHDLGFYRMVIDSDTDKILGATLVGYETAELVHVFLSLMEAGATWQLLEQSVHIHPTYGEALPSLARLLIGDDMPGCPNM; this is translated from the coding sequence ATGGAAACAGCAGATGTAATCGTGATTGGCAGCGGCCAGGGAGGTATTCCGTTAGCGGCTGATTTCGCTAAGGAGGGGCGAAACGTTGTCCTGTTTGAACGGGATGCTTTGGGCGGCAGCTGTATCAACTACGGCTGCACTCCTTCCAAGGCTTTTTTGGCAGCGGCTCACGCCGCAGGCCGTGCCCGCCAAGCGAAAAAGTTAGGTATCCATAACACAGTTGAAGTTGACTTCCCTGCTGTCATGGAGCGGGTACGAGGGATCCGTGATCGCTTTAACCAGGGTGCTCGTAAACGGCTGGATGGCGCTGGGGTCAAAGTCGTTTGTGCTGAAGCCTCGTTTATCGGAGAACGTACAGTTAAGGGCGGCGATGTCACAGTTCAGTCGCCCTTAGTTGTAATCAACACCGGCACGTCATCCTTGATTCCTGATATTCCCGGCCTTGCAGGGACACCCTACCTGACCAACCGCAACTTCTTTGACTTAAAAGCATTACCGCCGCGCTTATTGGTGATTGGAGCCGGCTATATCGGCTTGGAATTGGGACAGGGGCTGGCTCGCTTAGGTAGTCAAACCCACTTGATTGTGCGTGGCAATCGCGTTTTAGGTCAGGAAGAACCTGAGGTGAGCGAGGTCTTAGCGGAAGCACTGAAGCAGGATGGTATTCAGCTCCACTTTGACGTCAACGTTGAGCAGGTCGCACACGAGAATGACTTATTCACGCTGAGTCTGAGCAATGGAGAGCAACTTCAGGGAGAAGCTCTACTGGTTGTAATTGGACGAAAACCGAACACAGGCGCACTCAAGGTAGCAGCCAGTGGAATTGAGCTAGATGCCCAAGGGTTTGTCAAAATCAACGACCAGTTTCACACGACCTGTTCTGGTGTTTATGCAATTGGCGATGCGGCTAAACAGCCTGCCTTTACGCATGTTTCCTGGGAAGATTATCGTCGCCTAAAAGCAATTCTGTGTGGTGAGAAGCGGACGCGTCATGATCGTGTGCTTGGCTATGCCGTTTACACAGAACCTCAGGTTGGACGTGTGGGAATGACCATAGAACAAGCTCAGGAAAAAGGGATGAACGCTCGTGCTGTCACCTTACCCATGAGCCAGATTGCTCGTGCCATTGAATGGGGACATGACCTGGGTTTCTATCGTATGGTCATCGATAGCGATACAGACAAAATTCTGGGAGCAACGTTGGTAGGGTATGAAACCGCCGAGCTAGTGCATGTATTTCTGTCCCTGATGGAAGCAGGAGCGACTTGGCAATTGTTAGAGCAATCGGTCCACATTCATCCCACCTACGGGGAGGCATTACCTAGCCTAGCCCGGTTACTGATTGGCGACGATATGCCAGGTTGTCCCAATATGTAA
- a CDS encoding CHASE2 domain-containing protein, which translates to MWATVKQRIHQWRGALIVAPAVAGALVALRLAGSLQLLELVALDQLFRLRPLEAADPRIVIVTIDEPDIKRLGRWPMSDAVLARLISLIKQQQPRAIGFDLFRNMPVEPGHQELLRIFASTKNLIGIEKVVSSAEGNTIEGPAILRQRGQVSASDFVLDIDGRLRRNLLYLRTENNQVILSFGAKLAFTYLTSAGITPQDINLDKSQFRLGKAVFTPLQLNDGGYSQTDAGGYQILSNFRRLRHGFHSISMTEVLQGQMPANLVRDRIVLIGSTAESVNDRFYTSFTVSPDTASAGVEVHAQLISQLLSAAIEGRPLLRTWSEPLEGLWILLWSAIGAVWGWRFQSPRRTAIAVLLGGGVLFGVAYLLFLAGWWLIVIPPSLALVTAASLSSGYQLWENLKLSHRQLADYSRTLEQQVAERTEALQQQKELLQTIVDHIPVMITLYDADGRILFINRELERCLGWSQVELESIDWLAECYLDPDQSQQNLEHMVGATGKWLDLRIKARSGDYLNITWANIPLSNGVSIGIGQDITERKQAEEASILASVLEERNRMAREIHDTLAQTLTSIILQLEAAKQIVEEQPQAAQVHIGRAGDFARAGLAEARRSVRALRPGVLEGSNLADALQRCLKQITSDGLIGAEFCVQGNSRPLAPDLEVELLRIGQEAMSNVLKHAQASRLSVELSFAADQVRLCIQDDGKGLELALPRQDCFGLISMQERVERIGGQLMITSSPGQGTQVIATVSA; encoded by the coding sequence ATGTGGGCAACTGTAAAACAGCGCATTCACCAGTGGCGTGGGGCCTTGATCGTCGCCCCTGCTGTTGCTGGTGCATTAGTTGCTCTACGTTTAGCAGGATCATTGCAATTGTTGGAATTGGTGGCGCTGGATCAACTTTTTCGCCTGCGTCCGCTGGAAGCTGCTGACCCTCGAATTGTCATTGTCACGATTGATGAGCCGGATATCAAGCGTTTGGGACGGTGGCCAATGTCAGATGCGGTTCTGGCTCGCTTGATCAGTTTAATCAAACAACAGCAGCCTAGGGCAATTGGTTTCGACCTATTTCGGAATATGCCCGTAGAGCCTGGTCATCAAGAATTGCTCAGGATTTTTGCTTCTACCAAAAACTTGATTGGTATCGAGAAAGTCGTCAGCAGTGCTGAAGGCAACACAATAGAAGGACCCGCCATATTGAGACAGCGTGGCCAGGTAAGCGCCAGCGATTTTGTTCTGGATATCGATGGTCGGCTTCGTCGTAATTTACTGTATTTAAGAACTGAAAACAATCAAGTTATTCTCAGTTTTGGAGCCAAATTAGCCTTTACCTATCTTACTTCAGCAGGCATTACGCCCCAGGATATCAATCTGGATAAGAGCCAATTTCGCTTGGGAAAGGCTGTGTTTACGCCGTTACAGCTGAATGACGGAGGATATAGCCAGACCGATGCTGGTGGCTATCAGATCTTGTCAAACTTCCGCAGGCTGCGGCACGGGTTCCACTCGATCTCCATGACAGAAGTTCTGCAAGGCCAGATGCCAGCCAATTTAGTGCGGGATCGCATTGTCTTAATTGGTTCAACGGCGGAGAGCGTCAATGACCGCTTCTACACCTCCTTTACAGTTAGCCCAGATACTGCCTCGGCCGGTGTCGAGGTTCATGCTCAGTTGATCAGCCAATTATTGAGTGCAGCCATTGAGGGACGTCCCTTACTTCGCACTTGGTCTGAGCCATTAGAAGGTTTATGGATTTTGCTCTGGTCGGCCATTGGAGCCGTTTGGGGATGGCGGTTTCAATCGCCTCGAAGAACAGCAATTGCTGTCTTGCTGGGTGGCGGTGTACTGTTTGGGGTTGCCTATTTGCTGTTTTTGGCAGGCTGGTGGTTGATTGTCATTCCGCCGAGCCTTGCCCTAGTCACCGCTGCCAGTCTGAGCAGCGGCTATCAGCTTTGGGAAAATCTCAAGCTTTCCCATCGACAGTTAGCAGATTACAGTCGCACTTTGGAGCAACAGGTTGCTGAACGCACCGAAGCATTACAGCAGCAAAAAGAGCTTCTGCAAACGATTGTTGATCACATTCCGGTGATGATCACTCTTTACGATGCAGACGGTCGGATTCTATTCATCAATCGAGAACTGGAGCGGTGTTTGGGTTGGTCCCAAGTCGAACTAGAGAGCATTGATTGGTTGGCAGAATGTTATCTGGATCCAGACCAAAGTCAGCAAAATTTAGAGCATATGGTCGGTGCGACTGGGAAGTGGCTGGACCTTAGAATCAAAGCCCGTTCTGGCGACTACTTAAACATTACCTGGGCCAATATCCCATTAAGTAATGGTGTCAGTATTGGAATTGGGCAGGATATCACCGAGCGTAAACAGGCTGAGGAAGCTTCGATTTTGGCCTCTGTTCTAGAGGAACGGAACCGGATGGCTCGCGAAATCCACGATACTCTAGCGCAAACTCTAACCAGCATTATTCTCCAGCTAGAGGCCGCCAAGCAAATTGTGGAGGAGCAACCCCAGGCTGCTCAGGTTCATATTGGTCGGGCAGGAGATTTTGCTCGGGCAGGATTAGCTGAGGCTCGTCGTTCAGTTCGCGCTCTGCGACCAGGGGTTTTGGAGGGCAGTAACTTGGCCGATGCGCTTCAACGCTGTCTCAAGCAGATCACCTCAGATGGACTAATCGGGGCTGAATTTTGTGTGCAGGGAAACTCGCGTCCTCTAGCTCCTGACCTTGAGGTCGAGCTGCTGCGCATTGGCCAAGAAGCGATGTCTAATGTTCTCAAACATGCTCAAGCCAGCAGGCTCAGCGTGGAGTTGAGCTTCGCCGCTGATCAGGTCCGCCTTTGCATTCAAGATGATGGTAAGGGGCTGGAACTCGCCCTACCTAGACAGGATTGCTTTGGGCTAATTAGCATGCAAGAGCGGGTTGAACGCATTGGCGGACAGCTAATGATCACCAGTTCACCAGGACAAGGAACCCAGGTAATCGCTACAGTCTCAGCCTAA
- a CDS encoding MGH1-like glycoside hydrolase domain-containing protein, which yields MTPEEVRLQEDLNRVAYWKRWGPYLSERQWGTVREDYSPDGSAWDFFPHDHARSRAYRWGEDGIAGISDTHQRLCFAIALWNGEDPILKERLFGLTGSEGNHGEDVKEYYFYLDNTPTHSYMKYLYKYPHQSFPYAQLLEENCRRGKQEPEFELMDTGVFDQDRYFDVFVEYAKGSPEDILIQINIVNRGDEAKTLHLLPTLWFRNIWSWRFEPEKPLLKVSKTDTQSQMIEAYHPTLGTRWLYCQNAEMQVDMPLLFTENETNCERLFGTSSVSNYAKDGINDYLVQGQKTAVNPEQTGTKVSPHYVLTIAAYETKTVRLRLSDASDLSDPFGDEFDATLQLRQREADEFYHRITPFPLSEDMRNVQRQAFAGMLWNKQFYYYVVEDWLNGDPTGPPPPEPRQNGRNSDWLHIFNDDILSMPDKWEYPWFAAWDLAFHLIPLAMIDPDFAKRQLQRLTREWYMHPNGQLPAYEWALSDVNPPVQAWAAWRVYKMEQKMYGRSDRKFLERVFQKLLLNFTWWVNRKDVGGKNIFQGGFLGLDNIGVFDRSSPLPRGGYLEQADATSWMAMYCMNMLTIAVELAEADSVYEDIASKFFEHFLRIASAMDGIGKDALTLWDEDDGFYYDAMNFPDGKHCLVKVRSIVGLIPLFAVGIMEPEMLEKLSGFRQRTEWFIQNRHDLTSGIACMQREGVAERRLLAILDREKFPRILSRMLDEAEFLSPYGIRAVSKFHAEHPYILNVDGQEYRVDYEPAESSTALFGGNSNWRGPIWFPINYLIIESLHTFHQYFGDDYKVECPTGSGQMMTLLEVATELAHRLSRIFLQNPSGFRPVYGGNQLFQTDPHWQNLILFHEYFHGDNGTGLGASHQTGWTGLIAELLQQCG from the coding sequence ATGACTCCAGAAGAAGTAAGGCTACAGGAAGATCTCAACCGCGTTGCCTACTGGAAGCGCTGGGGACCCTACCTCAGTGAGCGGCAGTGGGGGACTGTGCGCGAAGATTACAGCCCTGATGGTTCTGCCTGGGATTTCTTTCCCCACGATCATGCCCGTTCTCGTGCTTATCGTTGGGGTGAGGATGGCATTGCTGGCATCTCCGATACTCATCAACGCTTGTGTTTTGCAATCGCTCTTTGGAATGGTGAAGATCCGATTCTTAAAGAGCGGCTATTTGGTCTAACAGGGAGTGAGGGAAATCACGGGGAGGATGTCAAAGAATATTACTTCTACCTGGACAACACACCCACCCACTCCTACATGAAATATCTGTATAAGTATCCACACCAATCATTCCCTTATGCCCAACTGCTAGAGGAGAATTGCCGTAGAGGCAAACAGGAACCGGAGTTTGAACTGATGGACACGGGCGTGTTCGATCAAGATCGCTATTTTGATGTCTTTGTTGAATATGCCAAAGGTTCTCCAGAAGATATTCTGATTCAGATCAATATTGTTAACCGGGGGGACGAAGCAAAAACTCTGCATTTACTGCCAACTCTCTGGTTCCGCAACATTTGGTCGTGGAGATTTGAGCCAGAGAAACCGCTTCTGAAAGTTTCAAAAACAGACACTCAGTCTCAGATGATTGAAGCTTATCATCCCACTTTGGGTACCCGTTGGCTGTATTGCCAAAATGCAGAAATGCAGGTTGATATGCCCTTGCTGTTCACAGAAAATGAAACGAATTGTGAACGCTTGTTTGGTACTAGCAGTGTCTCTAACTATGCCAAGGATGGAATTAACGATTATTTAGTCCAAGGGCAGAAAACAGCGGTGAATCCGGAGCAAACTGGCACGAAAGTTTCTCCGCACTATGTTTTGACCATCGCTGCCTATGAGACTAAAACGGTGCGCTTGAGACTCAGCGATGCTTCTGATCTAAGCGATCCGTTTGGTGATGAGTTTGATGCAACTTTACAATTGCGCCAGCGCGAAGCAGACGAATTTTATCACCGTATTACTCCTTTTCCGCTATCAGAAGATATGCGCAATGTTCAACGACAGGCTTTTGCAGGCATGTTGTGGAACAAACAGTTTTACTATTACGTAGTAGAAGATTGGCTCAATGGTGATCCTACCGGTCCACCACCGCCGGAGCCGCGTCAGAACGGTAGGAACTCCGACTGGCTGCACATCTTCAACGATGACATTCTCTCTATGCCTGATAAGTGGGAATACCCCTGGTTTGCTGCCTGGGATCTTGCCTTTCATCTCATTCCCTTGGCAATGATTGATCCAGACTTTGCCAAACGCCAACTCCAACGGCTCACACGGGAATGGTACATGCATCCTAATGGGCAATTGCCAGCCTATGAATGGGCATTGAGCGATGTCAATCCACCTGTGCAAGCATGGGCCGCTTGGCGCGTTTACAAGATGGAGCAAAAAATGTACGGTCGCAGCGATCGCAAGTTTTTGGAACGGGTGTTTCAAAAACTGCTGCTCAACTTTACCTGGTGGGTAAATCGCAAAGATGTTGGCGGCAAAAATATCTTCCAAGGCGGCTTTTTAGGACTGGATAACATCGGTGTGTTCGATCGCAGCTCACCACTGCCAAGGGGTGGTTACCTGGAGCAGGCAGATGCCACGAGTTGGATGGCGATGTACTGCATGAATATGCTGACAATTGCTGTGGAGTTAGCAGAAGCAGATTCAGTATACGAGGACATTGCCAGTAAATTCTTCGAACATTTTCTGCGCATTGCCAGTGCTATGGATGGCATTGGTAAAGATGCGCTTACCCTTTGGGATGAAGACGACGGATTTTATTACGACGCCATGAACTTTCCTGATGGCAAACACTGTTTGGTAAAGGTACGGTCAATCGTCGGGCTAATTCCTTTATTCGCTGTTGGCATTATGGAACCTGAGATGCTGGAAAAACTTTCAGGGTTCCGGCAACGAACCGAGTGGTTTATCCAAAATCGACATGACCTCACGAGTGGAATTGCTTGTATGCAGCGTGAAGGTGTGGCTGAGCGTAGGCTTCTGGCAATTCTTGACCGAGAAAAATTTCCCCGTATTCTAAGTCGGATGCTGGACGAAGCAGAATTTCTCAGTCCCTATGGCATCCGTGCTGTCTCCAAATTCCACGCTGAGCATCCCTACATCTTGAACGTAGATGGACAGGAGTATCGAGTTGATTACGAACCTGCCGAATCTAGCACCGCCTTGTTTGGTGGCAATTCTAACTGGCGAGGTCCCATTTGGTTTCCAATTAACTACTTAATCATCGAATCGCTGCATACATTCCACCAATATTTCGGCGATGACTACAAGGTGGAGTGCCCAACTGGCTCAGGTCAAATGATGACGCTTTTAGAGGTTGCAACAGAACTGGCTCACCGGCTCTCGCGCATCTTTCTACAAAATCCGTCAGGATTTAGACCTGTTTATGGCGGTAATCAGTTGTTTCAAACGGACCCCCACTGGCAGAACTTAATTCTCTTCCATGAGTACTTTCATGGAGACAACGGTACCGGATTAGGGGCAAGTCACCAAACGGGTTGGACAGGTCTAATTGCAGAACTTCTTCAGCAATGCGGATAG
- a CDS encoding DUF928 domain-containing protein, whose translation MTRIKSRLSGASLLVALVLELALAPGLLAKNTQLPPNLQGNFSRVKTQNRKQSPLPPPPPNPSSTAPGGQRGSNTCPQDPDSGQALIALSPANQPGLTLAERPTFLVYVPQTRAQTAEFSLSNRNGSGVYRTTIALTNTPGIITVSLPPTTSPLEIGKHYIWVFSLVCTANNRFQDAFTSGRIQRIGLDPVRLRQIEQATPRERVSLYREAGIWYETSSILLELQRSQPNDLGLRQAWRDLLESGGLEVTSSE comes from the coding sequence ATGACTCGGATAAAATCTCGACTATCTGGTGCATCCCTGCTAGTGGCTCTGGTTTTAGAACTTGCCCTCGCTCCTGGCCTTCTGGCAAAGAACACTCAATTGCCGCCCAATCTCCAGGGCAACTTTTCAAGAGTTAAGACTCAGAATCGTAAACAATCCCCCCTGCCACCGCCACCGCCCAATCCTAGTAGCACTGCGCCTGGTGGTCAGCGCGGTAGCAATACCTGTCCGCAGGATCCAGATTCGGGTCAAGCTCTGATCGCCTTAAGCCCCGCAAACCAACCAGGCTTAACTTTAGCCGAGCGTCCAACCTTCCTGGTTTACGTTCCCCAAACCAGGGCCCAAACTGCGGAGTTTAGCTTAAGCAATCGCAACGGCAGTGGCGTCTATCGCACCACTATTGCCTTGACTAACACTCCTGGTATCATCACGGTCAGTTTGCCACCGACGACTTCTCCCCTAGAGATTGGCAAACATTACATCTGGGTTTTCAGTCTGGTTTGCACTGCCAACAACCGGTTCCAGGACGCATTTACGTCAGGGAGAATTCAGCGAATTGGGCTCGATCCAGTGCGTTTGCGTCAGATTGAGCAGGCAACGCCCAGAGAGCGGGTTTCGCTGTATCGAGAGGCCGGTATTTGGTACGAAACGTCTTCTATCCTATTGGAGCTACAGCGTTCTCAGCCCAATGATCTAGGTTTAAGGCAAGCTTGGCGGGATCTCCTAGAATCAGGTGGACTTGAGGTGACCAGCAGCGAATAG
- a CDS encoding NAD(P)-dependent oxidoreductase, giving the protein MPSAVIAGADTELGQETVRQLVALGYQVTGLVKSKDGATTVRSNGGLAVETDLTNAAELKEAIRLAKAEVILNLTPQFANTLLSDGQDWKGFDKTLSATTSALLEAIKDTDIKLLIHASYAFLYGNTASATENSPLIVPGDDPIFKAAIAAENQVAQSSMPTCVLRLGYLYGPQSEDLKLYIKSFKLGRPYFAGPVSNLGNWLHFEDAAQALAQVAKQQPIGMVFNVVDGTPVSFTNFIDQFAFTLGRKRPSHIPLWLTPLALVLVVTPQQVELLKLSTHVNSDLIRQQLGWSPRYTSYREGLQQTVETWSHNEVKPVL; this is encoded by the coding sequence ATGCCAAGCGCTGTAATTGCAGGTGCCGATACTGAACTTGGGCAAGAAACCGTTCGGCAGTTGGTCGCGCTTGGCTACCAGGTCACTGGACTAGTAAAGAGCAAAGATGGCGCAACAACTGTGCGTTCCAACGGCGGACTTGCCGTAGAAACCGACCTGACCAATGCTGCTGAACTTAAGGAGGCCATCCGGCTTGCCAAAGCAGAGGTAATTTTAAACCTGACGCCACAGTTCGCCAATACGCTGCTGAGTGACGGGCAGGATTGGAAAGGATTTGACAAAACTCTTTCAGCCACAACTTCTGCTCTGCTAGAAGCGATAAAAGACACAGATATCAAGCTGCTGATTCACGCTAGCTATGCCTTTCTGTATGGCAACACAGCGAGTGCAACAGAAAACTCACCGCTGATTGTACCGGGCGATGACCCGATTTTTAAAGCGGCGATTGCGGCTGAAAATCAAGTTGCCCAAAGCTCAATGCCAACCTGTGTATTGAGATTAGGATACCTGTATGGTCCCCAATCTGAAGACTTAAAGCTGTACATAAAATCGTTCAAATTGGGTCGCCCCTATTTTGCAGGCCCAGTCAGCAATCTGGGGAATTGGTTGCACTTTGAAGATGCGGCTCAAGCCTTGGCGCAAGTGGCAAAACAGCAACCCATCGGTATGGTGTTTAATGTTGTGGATGGTACCCCGGTCTCCTTCACTAATTTCATCGATCAATTCGCCTTCACGCTAGGCAGAAAACGACCTAGCCACATTCCCCTATGGCTGACCCCTTTGGCGCTTGTGCTGGTTGTCACACCTCAACAAGTGGAGTTGCTCAAGCTCTCAACCCACGTGAACAGTGATCTAATCCGGCAACAATTGGGCTGGAGCCCTCGCTATACCAGCTACCGGGAGGGCTTACAGCAAACAGTGGAGACATGGAGCCATAACGAAGTTAAGCCAGTCCTGTAA